Below is a window of Terriglobia bacterium DNA.
CGGCGCCCCGGCGGACGCGGGCGTTCTGGTGACCGAGGTCGAGACCGAGAGCCCCGCGGCCGAGGCCGGCCTCAAGGTCGGGGACGTCCTCGTTCGTGCTGGCGGCAAGCCGCTCCTCGATCCCAACGATCTGGAGGTGCAGCTCGCCCTTCGCGCTCCCGCCGCACCGTTCAGCATCGATGTCGTGCGCGGCGGAAAATCGCTGACCGCCTCCCTCGCCGATGCTCACGACGCCGCGGAGCGGCGGAACCGCGCCGCGCGAATGGCCGAGATCGAGGCGGAGATGGCGACGCTTACCGCGCGGATCGAGGCGCTCAAGCGCGAGATCGAGCGGCTCGGGAAGACGCCCTGAGCCCCCGTCGCTCTTGATTCCGGCGTGCTTCGAACCCGCTCCGCTCAGGCAGCGCCTGCCGGTTCGTTGTCGCGGCGCTCGTCGAGCGGCGGAAACAGCTCGAGAAGCTCGCCGAGCGATCCGAGCACCGGGGCCCCGGTTCGGAGGAGGTCCTCGCGCTCGGACGAGCCACCGGGCACGAGGATGACGGGGACCCCGGCCCGGGCCGCCGTCTCCACGTCCAGCACCATGTCGCCGACGTAGACGGCCTCGCCCCGACCGATCCGCATGGCATGGAGGCACCGCTCGATCATCGGCGGCTCGGGCTTCGCGGCGCCGGCGGTGTCCGGCCCTTCCACGGTCACCAGAAGGCCTCCCATCCCGAGGCCCTCCAGGATCGGTCTACCGAAGCGGGCCGGCTTGTTGCTGGCGACGGCCAGCAG
It encodes the following:
- a CDS encoding HAD family hydrolase; protein product: MGEPIRRPPAAVRGLVFDLDGTLVDSYGAIALSVNAARKAFDLDPLHERDVRRRVGRGLEALMADVLGTDRAAEGVRIFRQRYAEVYAEATSALPDAVLTLRELRSRRYLLAVASNKPARFGRPILEGLGMGGLLVTVEGPDTAGAAKPEPPMIERCLHAMRIGRGEAVYVGDMVLDVETAARAGVPVILVPGGSSEREDLLRTGAPVLGSLGELLELFPPLDERRDNEPAGAA